A single window of Zea mays cultivar B73 chromosome 10, Zm-B73-REFERENCE-NAM-5.0, whole genome shotgun sequence DNA harbors:
- the LOC100217236 gene encoding (DL)-glycerol-3-phosphatase 2 isoform X1 has translation MPSADAGDADAMPAPPPQTRAAISHVIFDMDGLLLGIFSPPLSRLLPFTVFWPRDADVLWLIFFSNFTMVSPLRAGADTEGFYTTVQEKILMRFGKVFDWSVKAKMMGKTTAESTRILFEEFGLAGLLTPEQFLEERETMLKKLLPTCVAMPGLLRLINLLHTNGIPIAVATGTHKHHFALKTQNHEDIFSLMHHIVTGDDPEVKAGKPSPDIFLAAMRRFEANVEPSNCLVFEDAPLGVAAAKTSGMHVVMVPDPRLDVSHHKGADQVLTSLLEFNPSEWGLPPFVD, from the exons ATGCCGTCCGCCGACGCCGGAGATGCTGACGCgatgcccgcgccgccgccgcaaaCAAGGGCCGCCATCTCGCATGTCATCTTCGACATGGACGGCCTCCTCCTCGGTATCTTTTCTCCTCCACTTTCCCGTTTGCTTCCCTTCACTGTTTTTTGGCCGCGAGATGCAGATGTGCTGTGGCTGATATTCTTTTCCAATTTCACGATGGTTTCTCCATTGCGAGCTGGTGCAGATACGGAGGGGTTCTACACAACGGTACAGGAGAAGATCCTGATGAGGTTCGGCAAGGTGTTCGACTGGTCCGTGAAGGCCAAGATGATGGGCAAGACCACGGCCGAGTCCACGCGCATCTTGTTTGAGGAGTTCGGCCTCGCCGGCCTGCTCACCCCGGAGCAGTTCCTGGAGGAACGCGAAACCATGCTCAAGAAGCTCTTGCCCACTTGCGTTGCCATGCCAG GTCTGCTACGTTTGATCAATCTTCTCCACACAAATGGAATACCGATAGCTGTTGCAACAGG AACCCATAAACATCACTTTGCACTGAAGACACAAAACCACGAGGACATATTTTCTCTGATGCATCATATTGTCACAGGAGATGATCCAGAAGTGAAGGCGGGCAAGCCATCTCCTGATATTTTCCTTGCTGCTATGAGAAGATTTGAG GCTAATGTAGAACCTAGTAATTGCTTGGTATTTGAAGATGCACCGTTGGGTGTGGCAGCAGCCAAAACTTCAGGAAT GCACGTGGTGATGGTTCCAGATCCAAGGCTAGATGTTTCACATCACAAAGGAGCTGACCAAGTTCTCACTTCACTATTGGAATTCAATCCTAGCGAATGGGGCCTGCCACCTTTTGTGGATTAG
- the LOC100217236 gene encoding (DL)-glycerol-3-phosphatase 2 — MPSADAGDADAMPAPPPQTRAAISHVIFDMDGLLLDTEGFYTTVQEKILMRFGKVFDWSVKAKMMGKTTAESTRILFEEFGLAGLLTPEQFLEERETMLKKLLPTCVAMPGLLRLINLLHTNGIPIAVATGTHKHHFALKTQNHEDIFSLMHHIVTGDDPEVKAGKPSPDIFLAAMRRFEANVEPSNCLVFEDAPLGVAAAKTSGMHVVMVPDPRLDVSHHKGADQVLTSLLEFNPSEWGLPPFVD, encoded by the exons ATGCCGTCCGCCGACGCCGGAGATGCTGACGCgatgcccgcgccgccgccgcaaaCAAGGGCCGCCATCTCGCATGTCATCTTCGACATGGACGGCCTCCTCCTCG ATACGGAGGGGTTCTACACAACGGTACAGGAGAAGATCCTGATGAGGTTCGGCAAGGTGTTCGACTGGTCCGTGAAGGCCAAGATGATGGGCAAGACCACGGCCGAGTCCACGCGCATCTTGTTTGAGGAGTTCGGCCTCGCCGGCCTGCTCACCCCGGAGCAGTTCCTGGAGGAACGCGAAACCATGCTCAAGAAGCTCTTGCCCACTTGCGTTGCCATGCCAG GTCTGCTACGTTTGATCAATCTTCTCCACACAAATGGAATACCGATAGCTGTTGCAACAGG AACCCATAAACATCACTTTGCACTGAAGACACAAAACCACGAGGACATATTTTCTCTGATGCATCATATTGTCACAGGAGATGATCCAGAAGTGAAGGCGGGCAAGCCATCTCCTGATATTTTCCTTGCTGCTATGAGAAGATTTGAG GCTAATGTAGAACCTAGTAATTGCTTGGTATTTGAAGATGCACCGTTGGGTGTGGCAGCAGCCAAAACTTCAGGAAT GCACGTGGTGATGGTTCCAGATCCAAGGCTAGATGTTTCACATCACAAAGGAGCTGACCAAGTTCTCACTTCACTATTGGAATTCAATCCTAGCGAATGGGGCCTGCCACCTTTTGTGGATTAG
- the LOC100217236 gene encoding (DL)-glycerol-3-phosphatase 2 isoform X2 produces the protein MPSADAGDADAMPAPPPQTRAAISHVIFDMDGLLLDTEGFYTTVQEKILMRFGKVFDWSVKAKMMGKTTAESTRILFEEFGLAGLLTPEQFLEERETMLKKLLPTCVAMPGDDPEVKAGKPSPDIFLAAMRRFEANVEPSNCLVFEDAPLGVAAAKTSGMHVVMVPDPRLDVSHHKGADQVLTSLLEFNPSEWGLPPFVD, from the exons ATGCCGTCCGCCGACGCCGGAGATGCTGACGCgatgcccgcgccgccgccgcaaaCAAGGGCCGCCATCTCGCATGTCATCTTCGACATGGACGGCCTCCTCCTCG ATACGGAGGGGTTCTACACAACGGTACAGGAGAAGATCCTGATGAGGTTCGGCAAGGTGTTCGACTGGTCCGTGAAGGCCAAGATGATGGGCAAGACCACGGCCGAGTCCACGCGCATCTTGTTTGAGGAGTTCGGCCTCGCCGGCCTGCTCACCCCGGAGCAGTTCCTGGAGGAACGCGAAACCATGCTCAAGAAGCTCTTGCCCACTTGCGTTGCCATGCCAG GAGATGATCCAGAAGTGAAGGCGGGCAAGCCATCTCCTGATATTTTCCTTGCTGCTATGAGAAGATTTGAG GCTAATGTAGAACCTAGTAATTGCTTGGTATTTGAAGATGCACCGTTGGGTGTGGCAGCAGCCAAAACTTCAGGAAT GCACGTGGTGATGGTTCCAGATCCAAGGCTAGATGTTTCACATCACAAAGGAGCTGACCAAGTTCTCACTTCACTATTGGAATTCAATCCTAGCGAATGGGGCCTGCCACCTTTTGTGGATTAG